The following proteins are encoded in a genomic region of Gimesia algae:
- a CDS encoding ABC transporter permease, with protein sequence MSGILRLTIRYLLYNRIKTITLVLCVSLAILLPVLLQFGVTQFERDLMARANTTPLVAGMKGSRFDLALQSMYFNQADLEPTTMQEVETIQETGYALPIPLAVRFTAQDASIVGTTLDYFEFRKLQIAEGTSLQRLGDCVIGCNVAERLQLKPGDRLMSDPLNVFDLSGNYPLKMRVVGVLAQAYSPDDDAVFVDLKTEWIISGIGHGHQSINAKTDTALVLQQQGQSTVANAAVPQFNEVTEDNLASFHFHGEIESFPVTSMILVPYDPKSEVLLLGMYDTKESAIQLIRPVEIVNELLQLIFRVKQLFDANTLLVSISVGLLLALVFILSLRLRQRERQTMFQLGCSRSTIWKLQLTELCFIFAASLIVVLILTAVLRVYIHQLMQMWFI encoded by the coding sequence ATGAGTGGAATTCTCCGACTGACAATCCGCTATCTACTTTACAACAGGATTAAGACGATCACATTGGTTTTATGTGTCTCGCTGGCGATATTATTGCCGGTACTGCTGCAATTTGGAGTGACACAGTTCGAGCGTGATCTGATGGCCCGCGCCAATACAACACCCCTGGTGGCTGGTATGAAGGGGAGTCGCTTCGACCTGGCGTTGCAGAGTATGTATTTCAACCAGGCAGACCTGGAACCGACCACCATGCAGGAAGTGGAAACGATACAGGAAACAGGTTACGCCCTGCCCATTCCTCTGGCGGTCCGATTTACTGCGCAAGACGCTTCGATTGTGGGAACGACCCTGGATTACTTTGAGTTCCGTAAACTTCAAATTGCAGAGGGTACCAGCCTGCAGCGACTGGGTGATTGCGTAATTGGTTGCAACGTTGCGGAGAGACTGCAACTGAAGCCGGGAGATCGGTTGATGTCTGATCCCTTAAACGTTTTCGATCTGTCAGGTAACTATCCACTCAAGATGCGAGTTGTAGGAGTGTTGGCCCAGGCATATTCCCCCGATGACGATGCTGTTTTTGTCGATCTGAAGACGGAATGGATTATCTCTGGTATCGGGCATGGTCATCAGAGTATCAATGCGAAAACAGACACAGCGCTGGTCCTGCAACAGCAGGGACAGAGCACGGTCGCAAATGCAGCGGTACCCCAGTTCAATGAAGTAACCGAAGACAATCTGGCGTCATTTCACTTTCATGGTGAGATTGAGTCCTTTCCTGTGACATCAATGATTCTGGTTCCCTACGATCCGAAATCGGAAGTGCTGCTGCTGGGGATGTATGATACAAAAGAGTCTGCCATTCAGTTGATCCGCCCCGTCGAGATCGTAAATGAATTACTACAACTGATCTTTCGCGTCAAACAGCTGTTCGATGCGAATACGCTACTGGTTTCGATTTCGGTAGGCTTACTGTTGGCACTGGTGTTTATTCTGTCGCTGAGATTACGACAGCGGGAGCGGCAGACAATGTTCCAGTTGGGCTGTAGTCGTTCGACGATCTGGAAACTGCAGTTGACAGAGTTGTGTTTCATCTTTGCTGCCAGTCTGATTGTTGTTTTAATTCTGACAGCAGTGCTGCGAGTGTATATTCATCAATTAATGCAAATGTGGTTTATCTAG
- a CDS encoding ABC transporter ATP-binding protein, whose translation MIRLQQLQFRYPQSPFQLSIPQLEIKDREKVAVIGPSGCGKTTLLNLISGILVPNQGTLISCNVDLKTLNDSQRRVYRISNIGFVFQEFELIEYLNVRENILLPYYINQALKLDQSVQDRVQELAVSMQIDQYLNGRIDQISQGERQRVAICRALLPQPEILLADEPTGNLDPANKRLIRDLLLEHAARTNATLIMVTHDDRLLDQFDRTIDIEQFHEVASVS comes from the coding sequence ATGATCCGCCTGCAACAGCTTCAGTTCCGCTATCCGCAATCCCCGTTTCAGCTGAGCATTCCTCAACTGGAAATAAAGGATCGAGAAAAAGTCGCAGTGATCGGACCAAGTGGCTGTGGGAAAACGACGTTACTGAATTTAATCTCCGGAATTCTAGTTCCGAATCAGGGCACTCTCATTTCCTGTAATGTCGATTTGAAAACACTCAATGACAGTCAGAGACGCGTTTATCGAATTTCAAACATCGGTTTTGTCTTTCAGGAATTTGAGTTAATCGAGTATCTGAATGTACGTGAAAATATTTTGCTTCCCTACTACATCAATCAGGCGTTGAAGCTGGATCAGAGCGTGCAGGACCGTGTACAGGAATTAGCGGTTTCCATGCAGATCGATCAATACTTAAATGGTCGAATCGATCAGATCTCACAAGGAGAACGCCAGCGGGTTGCCATCTGTCGGGCACTATTGCCTCAACCTGAGATCCTGTTAGCCGATGAACCAACCGGGAATCTAGATCCTGCGAACAAGCGTTTGATTCGTGATTTGCTGCTGGAACATGCTGCGCGGACCAATGCTACGCTGATTATGGTGACGCACGATGATCGTCTGTTAGACCAGTTTGACCGCACCATCGATATTGAACAGTTTCATGAGGTTGCATCAGTGTCATGA